In Roseisolibacter agri, one genomic interval encodes:
- a CDS encoding HigA family addiction module antitoxin yields the protein MGVKPARAFSPDYAVPPGETVLEIIESLGIPQSELAERTGRPKKTINEIINGKAAITPETALQFERVLGVPASFWNSLEQNYRAALARIAERERLEKQTDWLTEIPVKDLVRTGWIERRESLVEQLEDVLSFFGVASVEAWRDVWGGVRNAVAFRESAVFASEFGAVAAWLRRGELEARQTRTRPFDALRFKSVLSDARKLTREEPDVFCDALASSCADAGVVVVFVRELPKLRVCGATRWLSSDRALIQLTLRYKTEDHLWFTFFHEAGHILLHGKRSIFVEEVGGTVRGDARAEASAARSIVEEEEEANRFARDLLIPPDRYRAFVQAGEFSVASIYSFADSLGISPGIVLGRLQHDAVVPYRTNLNTILKRSFRWADENDESHRPT from the coding sequence ATGGGCGTTAAGCCAGCCAGGGCATTCTCGCCCGACTACGCCGTACCGCCCGGCGAGACCGTGCTCGAAATTATTGAGTCACTTGGCATTCCTCAGAGCGAGCTCGCGGAACGCACCGGAAGGCCAAAGAAGACCATCAACGAGATCATTAACGGGAAGGCGGCGATCACGCCGGAGACCGCCTTGCAGTTCGAGCGCGTGCTCGGAGTGCCGGCGTCCTTCTGGAACTCACTAGAGCAGAATTACCGCGCCGCGCTCGCGAGAATTGCCGAACGCGAGCGGCTCGAGAAACAGACCGACTGGCTCACCGAGATCCCGGTTAAGGATCTCGTCCGGACTGGGTGGATCGAACGCCGAGAGTCGCTCGTCGAGCAGTTAGAGGACGTGCTCTCGTTTTTCGGCGTGGCCTCAGTCGAAGCGTGGCGGGACGTCTGGGGCGGAGTGCGAAACGCAGTGGCCTTCCGCGAGTCCGCCGTATTCGCCAGTGAGTTCGGGGCTGTCGCAGCTTGGTTGCGCAGAGGAGAACTCGAGGCGCGGCAGACGAGGACCCGACCATTTGACGCGCTGCGATTCAAGAGCGTTCTCAGCGACGCGCGGAAGCTCACACGGGAGGAGCCAGACGTGTTTTGCGATGCGCTCGCATCGTCGTGTGCTGACGCGGGCGTGGTTGTAGTCTTTGTACGCGAGTTGCCGAAACTCAGGGTGTGCGGTGCAACCCGATGGCTTAGTTCGGATAGGGCGCTAATTCAACTCACACTTCGGTATAAGACTGAGGACCACCTCTGGTTCACTTTTTTCCACGAGGCCGGTCACATTCTCTTGCATGGCAAGCGAAGCATTTTCGTTGAGGAGGTCGGCGGCACAGTAAGAGGCGACGCGCGTGCAGAGGCATCCGCCGCTCGCTCGATCGTTGAGGAGGAAGAGGAGGCAAACCGCTTTGCGCGTGATCTCCTCATTCCCCCCGATCGCTACAGGGCATTCGTTCAAGCAGGGGAGTTCAGCGTCGCGTCCATCTACTCATTCGCGGACTCGCTTGGGATCTCACCGGGGATTGTACTGGGGCGACTACAGCACGACGCAGTCGTCCCATATCGAACGAACCTCAATACGATCCTGAAGCGCTCCTTTCGCTGGGCGGACGAGAACGATGAGAGCCACCGCCCGACGTAA
- a CDS encoding VRR-NUC domain-containing protein, which translates to MGHDDPLHRRQIRAALIARHGWRVTSRVDGSVDVDVPPDVPSANAFADAVRSAVGALGYSPTVVIGASGRMVRVQTAETLQQAGRGAHGSLGSQRACDRHTIRADRRTAPTVRQGGVRPSPSRSLGASDGGVPSWLDVLEPLSVPYRSHLSQGSDLLTWHLEAQFRAFHVTADWQARWEHAAAAAADTWNKRPLLAGTDSGCPYSCGEVELVARFRTAGYTAYWISEWSGFPHVPSWQPFCIKRSELRERLPNVWEHDRALRSRFPDLDLGPSGGHPDVVAWRPGATEFRFVEYKGPGDSIRPKQAAWATALLRIAEDDASYAVVIGRVRQ; encoded by the coding sequence GTGGGACACGACGATCCGCTACATCGGAGGCAGATTCGCGCTGCGCTCATCGCCCGCCACGGGTGGCGCGTGACATCGCGCGTAGATGGCTCGGTCGACGTCGACGTCCCGCCCGACGTGCCTTCGGCAAACGCATTTGCCGACGCGGTGCGTTCCGCCGTGGGAGCGCTCGGCTACTCCCCGACCGTGGTGATCGGTGCCAGCGGCCGGATGGTCCGCGTGCAGACCGCCGAGACCCTGCAGCAGGCCGGCCGCGGCGCACATGGCTCTCTCGGCTCACAGCGTGCGTGCGACCGCCACACCATCCGAGCTGATCGTCGGACGGCGCCCACAGTGCGTCAAGGGGGCGTCCGGCCGTCGCCCTCCCGCAGTCTGGGTGCGAGCGACGGAGGGGTGCCCAGCTGGCTCGACGTGCTCGAGCCCCTGTCGGTGCCCTATCGGAGCCATCTGTCCCAGGGGAGCGACCTCCTGACGTGGCACTTGGAGGCCCAGTTCCGCGCATTTCACGTGACTGCTGATTGGCAGGCGCGGTGGGAGCATGCCGCCGCGGCTGCGGCGGACACGTGGAACAAGCGGCCGCTCCTCGCCGGGACCGACAGCGGATGCCCCTACAGTTGTGGTGAGGTGGAACTCGTCGCACGGTTCAGGACCGCCGGTTATACCGCCTACTGGATCAGCGAATGGTCTGGCTTTCCCCACGTGCCGTCCTGGCAGCCCTTCTGCATCAAGCGGAGCGAGCTGCGGGAGCGCCTGCCGAACGTCTGGGAGCACGACCGCGCGCTCCGATCCCGGTTCCCCGACCTGGATCTCGGGCCTTCAGGAGGGCATCCGGACGTCGTCGCCTGGCGTCCTGGAGCCACCGAGTTCCGGTTCGTCGAGTACAAGGGGCCCGGGGACTCCATTCGACCGAAGCAGGCCGCGTGGGCGACGGCGCTCCTGCGCATCGCGGAAGACGACGCCTCGTATGCGGTCGTGATCGGGCGTGTACGCCAATGA
- a CDS encoding ThiF family adenylyltransferase yields MSQRLISRSPDLRRLRDDGYAIEVRAGFLLVHDVPYLSVGRVIQRGVLVSALDLADDATVRPSTHVVYFAGAHPCNLDGSPITQIEHGSGESTLAPGIVVHRSFSNKPGAGYQDYYEKMTRYAAIISHPAQAIDPAATPRTFRVVEADDAESPFEYVDTATSRAGIGAFAESLHGQRIAVVGLGGTGSYVLDLVAKTPVEEIHLYDRDSFSQHNAFRSPGAASVEDLRRQLDKATYFQQQYARMKRGVIAHSYYLDATNVDELREMDFVFLCVDNGDVRRQLVESLEAFGVPFADVGMGVYASERGLGGVLRVTSSTQRRRAHVLDGRRIPFAGDDGNNEYVRNIQIADLNALNAALAVLKWKKHLGFYLDFEKEHHTTYTIDGNTLTNEECA; encoded by the coding sequence ATGTCACAGCGACTGATAAGTCGTAGCCCTGACCTGCGGCGGCTTCGAGATGACGGCTACGCGATCGAGGTGCGGGCCGGCTTCCTCCTAGTCCACGATGTCCCCTACCTCTCGGTGGGCCGGGTTATCCAGCGCGGCGTGCTGGTGTCCGCGCTGGACCTCGCCGACGATGCTACGGTCAGGCCGAGCACCCACGTCGTCTACTTCGCAGGAGCCCATCCGTGCAACCTCGATGGCTCCCCGATCACTCAGATCGAGCACGGGAGCGGCGAGTCGACGCTCGCACCTGGGATCGTCGTCCATCGCTCCTTCTCGAACAAGCCGGGCGCAGGATACCAGGACTACTACGAGAAGATGACGCGCTACGCCGCGATCATCTCGCATCCAGCGCAGGCGATTGACCCGGCCGCAACGCCGCGCACCTTCCGCGTCGTGGAGGCGGACGATGCGGAGTCGCCGTTCGAGTACGTGGATACCGCGACCAGCCGGGCCGGCATCGGGGCGTTCGCGGAGAGCTTGCACGGGCAACGAATCGCGGTCGTGGGCCTTGGCGGGACGGGGTCGTACGTGCTCGACCTCGTCGCCAAGACCCCGGTGGAAGAGATCCATCTCTACGACCGCGACTCGTTCTCGCAACACAATGCGTTCCGGTCGCCTGGTGCGGCTTCCGTCGAGGACCTGCGACGCCAGCTCGACAAAGCGACGTACTTCCAGCAGCAGTATGCTCGGATGAAGCGCGGGGTCATCGCGCATTCGTACTACCTCGACGCGACCAACGTCGATGAGCTCCGAGAAATGGACTTCGTGTTTCTCTGTGTCGACAACGGCGACGTCCGGCGACAACTCGTCGAGAGCCTCGAGGCGTTCGGCGTCCCGTTCGCGGATGTCGGCATGGGAGTCTACGCGTCCGAGCGCGGGCTCGGAGGTGTACTGCGCGTCACGAGCAGTACGCAGCGCCGGCGAGCGCACGTGTTAGACGGTCGTCGCATCCCATTCGCCGGGGACGACGGCAATAACGAATACGTCCGCAATATCCAGATCGCCGACCTCAACGCGTTGAACGCCGCGTTGGCGGTGCTCAAGTGGAAGAAGCACCTCGGCTTCTATCTCGACTTCGAGAAGGAGCACCACACGACGTACACCATCGACGGCAACACGCTCACGAACGAGGAATGCGCGTGA
- a CDS encoding HNH endonuclease, which produces MTRRAQRREGRAADSRPFAYLLTWNPGGGRGSVDASYEKLAAFARDERPWVSWSCGNSQGIPAGSRIFLLRQGRVPRGVVASGWVTRGSHEDLHWQTERRARGESAWYVGVGFDALLLDPAVEPPLDVASATEGPLTGVPWATPRSGIAIRPTTAAALEIAWTAHVEQLRPVSLMDDPELAAVEGHVRKGLVAHRSRERALRAAKLAAVQEADPEGRLQCEVPGCGFDFAARYGALGAGFAHVHHRWPLAELEGPRLTTLADLAVVCANCHAMIHRGGQCRELDDLITQRTLSTAHDARS; this is translated from the coding sequence ATGACGCGTCGCGCACAGCGCCGCGAGGGCAGGGCTGCCGACTCACGCCCGTTCGCGTACCTGCTCACCTGGAATCCCGGGGGCGGGCGCGGCTCCGTCGACGCATCCTACGAGAAGCTCGCGGCGTTCGCCCGGGACGAGCGCCCGTGGGTCTCCTGGAGCTGCGGCAACTCGCAGGGCATCCCAGCCGGCTCCCGAATCTTCCTGCTCCGGCAAGGGCGCGTACCGCGCGGAGTGGTTGCATCCGGCTGGGTGACCCGCGGGAGTCATGAGGACCTGCACTGGCAGACGGAGCGCCGTGCTCGCGGCGAGTCAGCCTGGTATGTCGGGGTGGGATTCGACGCGCTGCTCCTCGACCCGGCGGTTGAGCCGCCGCTCGATGTCGCATCGGCCACCGAGGGCCCGCTGACAGGTGTGCCGTGGGCCACCCCGCGATCGGGCATCGCCATCCGGCCCACCACCGCAGCCGCACTTGAGATAGCCTGGACCGCGCATGTGGAGCAGTTGCGGCCGGTCTCGCTTATGGATGATCCCGAGCTCGCGGCGGTCGAGGGCCACGTGCGGAAAGGCCTAGTCGCGCATCGGTCTCGCGAGCGTGCGCTCCGGGCGGCGAAGCTCGCCGCCGTACAGGAAGCCGATCCCGAGGGGCGACTGCAGTGCGAGGTGCCTGGATGCGGCTTCGACTTCGCCGCGCGCTATGGGGCGCTCGGAGCTGGGTTCGCGCACGTGCACCACCGATGGCCGCTCGCCGAACTTGAGGGCCCCAGGCTCACGACGCTGGCGGACCTCGCGGTCGTCTGCGCGAACTGTCACGCGATGATCCACCGGGGTGGCCAGTGTCGAGAGCTCGATGATCTGATCACCCAGCGCACCCTGAGCACTGCGCATGACGCCCGTTCCTGA
- a CDS encoding DUF6527 family protein — MRVNRRMRIRHEFVEYVPRSLEEGVLYISIPFATAVHCCCCGCGEEVVTPISPTDWSLTFDGETVSLNPSIGNWSFACESHYWIRRNGVQWAESWTAGQIAEGRMRHRAHKESQARAERPVQDVRRGNANGSANRTLLQRIRSWLSRRRDG; from the coding sequence ATGCGCGTGAACCGTCGGATGCGCATCCGGCACGAGTTCGTGGAGTACGTGCCACGCTCGCTGGAGGAGGGGGTTCTCTACATCTCGATCCCGTTCGCGACGGCGGTCCACTGCTGCTGCTGCGGATGCGGCGAGGAAGTCGTGACCCCCATCAGTCCTACTGACTGGTCGCTGACATTCGATGGCGAGACCGTTTCGCTCAACCCGTCGATCGGCAACTGGAGCTTCGCGTGCGAGTCCCACTACTGGATTCGTCGCAACGGAGTGCAGTGGGCGGAAAGCTGGACTGCGGGTCAGATCGCGGAAGGGAGAATGCGGCACCGTGCGCACAAGGAATCGCAGGCGCGCGCCGAGCGGCCGGTACAGGATGTTCGGCGGGGAAACGCCAACGGTAGCGCAAACCGGACTCTGCTACAGCGCATCCGATCCTGGTTGAGTCGTCGCCGCGACGGCTGA
- a CDS encoding DUF429 domain-containing protein — MTVVSLDLAYRSYEDNGLVVLRGSRDTITVTIERLRRRSVPTPATLAREVQAVAQAHEATYLLIDGPQGWKDPASGLLHARHCERALATPAKTGELGHCLPATWLGYVAFSIDVFDWLTATGWRLLGDEFPLASSGGPTVAETFPTAAWRTLRIAPLPGKSRSTAGDVRAWYGALEERYSLIVDSEPTHDELQAIVAGMAGLALERGTDTEVARFGTAPFRRDGSWREGYIVCPRADRDDSRALSQPRPTSGGSVKRRRSEPAGRSSAARTTQPGYVNRNQQEVLSATGRPGSDHNALTYLLRCQRCGNEYGANGTDIWQRRCPQCQGGAPGNPL; from the coding sequence GTGACCGTCGTTTCGCTCGACCTGGCGTACCGATCCTATGAGGACAACGGCTTGGTGGTGCTCAGAGGGAGCCGTGACACCATCACGGTCACGATCGAGCGTCTGCGCCGGCGTAGCGTCCCCACGCCTGCAACCCTCGCGCGTGAAGTGCAGGCCGTCGCGCAGGCCCATGAGGCGACGTACCTGCTGATCGACGGACCCCAAGGCTGGAAGGACCCAGCGTCGGGGCTCCTGCACGCCCGACACTGCGAGCGAGCACTCGCGACGCCGGCGAAGACGGGAGAGCTCGGCCACTGTCTGCCCGCCACTTGGCTGGGGTACGTCGCCTTTTCGATCGACGTATTCGACTGGCTCACGGCCACCGGTTGGCGGCTCCTGGGCGATGAATTCCCGCTGGCGTCATCGGGCGGCCCGACGGTGGCGGAGACCTTCCCGACCGCGGCGTGGCGAACCCTGAGAATCGCACCTCTCCCGGGCAAGTCGCGTTCGACCGCCGGAGACGTTCGCGCGTGGTACGGCGCGCTCGAGGAGCGCTACTCGCTGATCGTCGATAGTGAACCCACCCACGATGAGTTACAGGCGATCGTCGCGGGCATGGCCGGCCTCGCGCTGGAGCGTGGTACAGACACCGAGGTCGCGAGGTTCGGGACGGCTCCGTTCAGGCGAGACGGTAGCTGGCGCGAGGGCTACATCGTCTGCCCGCGTGCCGATCGCGACGATTCCCGAGCTTTGAGTCAGCCGAGGCCCACGTCAGGTGGGTCGGTGAAGAGGCGCAGGTCAGAGCCGGCCGGTCGGAGTAGCGCTGCGAGGACGACACAGCCCGGTTACGTCAACCGGAACCAGCAGGAGGTGCTGAGCGCCACCGGTCGTCCTGGATCGGATCACAACGCCCTGACGTACCTTCTCCGCTGCCAGCGCTGTGGCAACGAGTACGGCGCGAATGGCACGGACATCTGGCAGCGCCGCTGTCCTCAGTGCCAGGGCGGCGCGCCGGGCAACCCGCTATAG
- a CDS encoding multiubiquitin domain-containing protein, translating to MSEVASGHGPEVRTLTIVVNGRATSATKTQLSFAEIVALAFPQGTTGDNTAYTVTYRRGHGEKPEGTLVEGQMVKLKDGMIFNVTATDKS from the coding sequence ATGTCTGAGGTAGCCAGCGGTCACGGCCCGGAGGTGCGCACGCTCACGATCGTGGTGAACGGGCGCGCGACATCGGCAACGAAGACGCAGCTGTCGTTCGCCGAGATCGTCGCGTTGGCCTTTCCGCAGGGGACGACTGGGGACAACACGGCTTACACCGTCACGTACCGACGGGGGCATGGAGAGAAGCCTGAGGGCACCCTCGTCGAGGGTCAGATGGTCAAGCTCAAGGACGGGATGATCTTCAATGTCACAGCGACTGATAAGTCGTAG